A window from Corynebacterium accolens encodes these proteins:
- a CDS encoding Bax inhibitor-1/YccA family protein, translating into MTSLTETNQQQNPGYASEAPRPMTVDDVVTKTGITLGVIIVAAAINFYLGTMNPGTAMMLMLVGGIGGFITVLVASFGRKWGSPAATLIYAVFEGLFVGGFSFVFANSTIGGSNGMALIGQAIVGTIGVFIGMLIVYKTGAVKVTPKFTKILVGLIAGVAVMALANFLGAIFFDFNPLRDGGPLAIIFSLVCIVLAALSFLTDFDQADRLIRAGAPAKQAWGVALGLAVTLVWLYTEILRLLSYVQRN; encoded by the coding sequence ATGACCTCGCTGACTGAAACTAACCAGCAGCAGAACCCCGGCTACGCGAGCGAAGCCCCTCGCCCCATGACCGTGGATGACGTCGTCACCAAGACGGGCATCACCCTCGGCGTTATTATCGTGGCCGCTGCTATCAACTTCTACCTAGGCACCATGAACCCAGGCACCGCGATGATGCTTATGCTGGTCGGCGGCATCGGCGGATTCATCACCGTACTGGTGGCCTCCTTTGGTCGTAAGTGGGGTTCCCCGGCTGCGACCCTCATCTATGCGGTATTCGAAGGCCTTTTCGTTGGTGGATTCTCCTTCGTCTTCGCTAACAGCACCATCGGTGGTTCTAATGGCATGGCGCTGATCGGCCAGGCAATCGTTGGCACCATCGGCGTGTTCATCGGCATGCTCATTGTCTACAAGACCGGTGCAGTAAAGGTCACTCCAAAGTTCACTAAGATTTTGGTCGGCCTCATTGCAGGTGTCGCGGTAATGGCTCTCGCTAACTTCTTGGGCGCCATCTTCTTCGACTTCAACCCGCTGCGCGATGGTGGCCCCCTCGCCATCATCTTCTCCTTGGTCTGCATTGTCTTGGCTGCTCTGTCCTTCCTGACCGACTTTGACCAAGCAGACCGCCTTATCCGTGCCGGCGCTCCTGCCAAGCAGGCATGGGGCGTAGCCCTTGGCTTGGCCGTGACCTTGGTCTGGCTCTACACCGAAATCCTTCGCCTGTTGAGCTACGTTCAGCGCAACTAA